In Plodia interpunctella isolate USDA-ARS_2022_Savannah chromosome 22, ilPloInte3.2, whole genome shotgun sequence, the following proteins share a genomic window:
- the LOC128679744 gene encoding NADH dehydrogenase [ubiquinone] 1 beta subcomplex subunit 9-like yields MAFAPELRTHAQQVCTLYKMAMRNLEAYYVERRVVRYHQVILRKQFDDNRCVCDPKEQRRLLWIGQHELFLKKHPIPCAKFPKSLGIAAGVAHGRISESPDWVLDYWHPLEKAQYPEYFKTREKRKCEYIEKWKCGILY; encoded by the exons ATGGCTTTTGCACCAGAATTGAGAACTCATGCACAACAAGTTTGCACTCTTTACAAAATGGCTATGAGAAATCTAGAAGCCTATTACGTAGAAAG ACGTGTGGTTCGGTACCATCAAGTGATCCTTAGAAAACAATTCGACGATAACCGCTGCGTATGCGATCCAAAAGAGCAACGGCGACTACTGTGGATCGGGCAACACGAGCTGTTCTTGAAGAAACATCCCATACCATGTGCCAAGT ttCCTAAGTCTTTGGGGATAGCAGCAGGCGTAGCACATGGGCGCATATCGGAATCTCCAGATTGGGTTTTAGATTACTGGCACCCGCTAGAAAAAGCTCAATATCCTGAATACTTCAAGACTCGTGAGAAAAGGAAATGtgaatatattgaaaagtgGAAGTgtggaatattatattaa
- the Mettl3 gene encoding N6-adenosine-methyltransferase subunit METTL3, which produces MSDAWEEIQAVKSKRNSLREKLEKRKKERQNILGANLVPERAEGSPGPKEKTVLSPGSQKNEASQSSEKPKAVPLASLEVRLLQVLSDMQLQLPATARALLPGLGDVDAGIVANLLEKFATQKLITITERSESTTDGDIEVVSAESVRLAAVLAALMEEQSATSKRKGEAVTEESPKAKVTKTASVEKKAQKGTDIMSLLAMPSSREKAVKRVGEEIMDLLSKPTAKEKSLADKFKSQGGAQVMEFCPHGTRAECARADAKQDSRCPCKKLHFKKIIQSHTDEALGDCSFLNTCFHMDSCKYVHYEVDNTDPNANVNKNVTETAPKGSHNGTPLAAKPDGVLTLTPPQWIQCDLRYLDMTFLGKFAVIMADPPWDIHMELPYGTMSDDEMRCLGVPQLQDSGLIFLWVTGRAMELGRECLKLWGYERVDELIWVKTNQLQRIIRTGRTGHWLNHGKEHCLVGMKGNPENLNRGLDCDVIVAEVRATSHKPDEIYGIIERLSPGTRKIELFGRPHNVQPNWITLGNQVDGVRLVDPELIAAFQKRYPDGDCMAPPAADAGLP; this is translated from the exons ATGTCTGACGCGTGGGAAGAGATTCAAGCAGTGAAAAGCAAGAGGAACAGTTTGCGAGAGAAACTTGAGAAACGTAAAAAAGAGAGACAGAATATTTTAGGCGCTAATTTAGTGCCCGAGAGAGCAGAAGGTTCGCCGGGACCCAAAGAAAAGACTGTATTAAGTCCAGGCTCACAAAAAAATGAAG CCTCCCAATCTTCAGAAAAGCCGAAAGCAGTGCCACTAGCGTCTCTCGAAGTGCGCCTGCTGCAGGTGCTATCAGACATGCAGCTGCAGCTGCCCGCGACGGCCCGGGCGCTGCTGCCGGGGCTGGGTGACGTGGACGCAGGAATCGTTGCCAATTTACTAGAGAAATTCGCCACACAAAAGTTAATTAC aataacTGAACGGTCAGAAAGCACAACAGATGGTGACATTGAGGTGGTGAGCGCTGAGTCTGTGCGGTTAGCAGCTGTGCTCGCAGCTCTCATGGAAGAGCAGTCTGCTACTAGCAAAAGGaaag GTGAAGCTGTTACAGAAGAAAGTCCAAAAGCCAAAGTAACCAAAACAGCGAGTGTTGAAAAGAAAGCTCAAAAAGGCACGGATATTATG TCCCTCTTAGCAATGCCTTCAAGTAGAGAGAAAGCAGTGAAGAGAGTGGGAGAAGAAATAATGGATCTGCTCAGCAAACCGACCGCCAAGGAGAAATCACTGGCCGATAAGTTCAAAAGTCAAGGAG GCGCCCAGGTAATGGAGTTCTGTCCGCACGGCACACGAGCCGAATGCGCCCGCGCTGACGCCAAACAAGACTCGAGGTGTCCGTGCAAGAAGCTGCACTTCAAGAAGATCATTCAGTCTCACACGGACGAGGCGCTCGGCGACTGCTCCTTCCTCAACACCTGCTTCCACATGGACAGCTGCAA ATATGTGCATTACGAGGTGGACAACACTGATCCAAACGCTAATGTCAACAAAAATGTCACAGAAACTGCACCCAAGGGCTCACACAATG GTACGCCTCTAGCGGCCAAACCGGACGGCGTGCTGACTCTGACCCCCCCGCAGTGGATACAGTGCGATCTGCGGTATTTGGATATGACGTTCTTAG GCAAGTTCGCGGTGATAATGGCGGACCCGCCGTGGGACATCCACATGGAGCTGCCGTACGGCACGATGTCGGACGACGAGATGCGGTGTCTGGGCGTGCCGCAGCTGCAGGACAGCGGGCTCATATTCCTGTGGGTCACCGGCAG ggCGATGGAATTGGGCCGTGAATGTCTAAAACTGTGGGGGTACGAGCGAGTGGACGAACTCATATGGGTAAAGACGAATCAGTTGCAGAGGATCATCAGAACTGGTCGGACTGGACATTGGCTCAACCACGGCAAAGAACACTGCTTA gtgGGAATGAAAGGCAATCCGGAAAATCTGAACCGGGGACTGGATTGTGACGTCATCGTGGCCGAGGTTCGCGCCACCTCGCACAAACCCGACGAGATTTATGGCATCATCG AAAGACTGAGCCCTGGTACAagaaaaattgaattattcGGTCGACCGCACAACGTTCAGCCAAATTG gatAACCCTGGGGAATCAAGTGGACGGCGTACGCCTTGTGGACCCGGAACTCATAGCGGCCTTCCAGAAACGGTACCCTGACGGGGACTGCATGGCGCCCCCCGCCGCTGACGCCGGCCTACCATAG